In Cotesia glomerata isolate CgM1 linkage group LG1, MPM_Cglom_v2.3, whole genome shotgun sequence, one genomic interval encodes:
- the LOC123269011 gene encoding tenascin-like, translated as MVSIKCLIFPIIFRILTLTPIFVYDDFETYDSFAVTECVDHGFLCNPDLENPCCENFTICELYDWPNQYYCLGNGTLQDYCKLNIDCNLVNNTICSKNKCVCAENYTPLNATACGSLIKGDCDVDEQCVAENSHCVNKTCACKPDFTFVTENECALTYTGQFCNSDQDCFDVNRATCSDNHKCTCRENSFARIDNDVCLSLIKGYCTKDSDCVPLNSVCRNNYCTCDYMFIAVSDHECKLSYLGQTCNKNEDCIETNRAMCSEDKKCVCKENHTIFEDAVCVSLVGGYCWRHEDCLPDNTICVGDRCRCKEHYELRSNNHCVRKLLGQHCKSYADCDDIRYAKCSEDLLCVCKHNHYAMDDTTCGSLLNGFCIENGECEVYNSICVNRNCQCKVGFVQESKFRCVSASLNKNCDTDEDCGNIWRSECSDSKVCVCLVNHTVVGGSRCAPLLGEFCLNADDCAPHRSVCFESKCDCQSGFVVQSNTECVPALLGKPCEIDVDCIEINHSKCSKDNVCICRENTIAVSNSSCEPLLGSFCWKNEKCAPDNSVCLQNECRCKPSFEPLSSNCVKLPLGKSCVTDSDCITTSYLKCSRDDKCVCRAFYIEEDQINCRPLLNGICLTNNDCLPEYSECINGKCRCQEKFIPVSNDQCIPVEPRKQCNSDNSCNDRHANCNEVNECECAVLYEKRNGTCMPLIENFCFNGDECFPNHSECVYGLCHCKYQFKAHSNNMCLPIV; from the exons ATGGTAAGTATAAAGTGTTTGATATttccaataatttttagaattttgactttaacTCCAATATTTGTTTACGACGATTTTGAAACTTATGATTCTTTCGCGGTAACAGAATGCGTTGATCATGGTTTTCTC tgtAACCCCGATCTTGAAAATCCATGCTGTGAAAATTTTACCATATGTGAATTGTATGATTGGCCAAATCAGTATTACTGTTTAGGCAATG gtACATTACAAGACTATTGTAAGCTTAACATAGATTGCAACTTGGTAAACAACACgatttgttctaaaaataaatgcgTTTGCGCTGAAAATTATACGCCATTAAATGCAACAGCATGTGGATCATTAATAAAAGGTGATTGTGATGTTGATGAGCAATGTGTTGCCGAGAATTCGCATTGCGTGAATAAAACATGCGCTTGCAAGCCCGATTTCACCTTTGTTACAGAAAATGAATGCGCTCTAA CTTACACTGGGCAATTTTGCAACTCTGATCAAGATTGTTTTGATGTTAACCGAGCAACATGTTCAGATAACCACAAATGTACATGCAGAGAAAACAGCTTTGCAAGAATTGATAATGATGTTTGTTTATCGTTAATAAAAGGTTATTGTACCAAAGATTCCGATTGCGTTCCTTTAAATTCCGTTTGtcgaaataattattgtacttGCGATTACATGTTTATAGCTGTATCTGATCACGAATGTAAATTAT CTTATTTAGGGCAGACTTGCAACAAAAATGAAGATTGTATTGAAACTAATCGAGCAATGTGTtctgaagataaaaaatgtgttTGTAAAGAAAATCATACTATATTTGAAGACGCAGTATGTGTGTCGTTAGTGGGTGGATATTGTTGGCGTCACGAAGATTGTTTACCTGATAACACTATTTGTGTAGGTGATAGATGTCGATGTAAAGAACATTATGAACTTCGATCTAATAATCACTGCGTACGAA AACTTTTGGGACAGCATTGCAAATCTTATGCAGATTGCGATGATATCAGATACGCTAAATGTTCCGAAGACTTATTGTGCGTTTGTAAACACAACCATTATGCAATGGATGATACCACGTGTGGATCATTATTGAACGGTTTCTGTATTGAAAATGGAGAATGCGAAGTATATAATTCGATTTGTGTCAACCGAAATTGTCAGTGTAAGGTCGGATTTGTTCAAGAATCAAAATTTCGATGTGTCTCAG CttctttgaataaaaattgcgACACGGATGAAGACTGTGGAAATATTTGGCGGTCAGAGTGCTCAGATAGTAAAGTATGTGTTTGTCTAGTGAATCATACTGTAGTTGGCGGCTCACGATGTGCACCATTACTTGGCGAATTTTGCCTTAATGCCGATGATTGCGCACCACATCGATCTGTCTGCTTCGAAAGTAAATGTGACTGTCAATCAGGTTTTGTAGTTCAATCCAATACTGAATGTGTACCag CTCTGTTGGGAAAGCCTTGTGAAATAGATGTAGATTGCATTGAaataaatcattcaaaatgTTCAAAAGACAATGTTTGTATTTGTCGAGAAAATACTATTGCAGTAAGCAATTCTAGTTGTGAACCACTTTTGGGTAGTTTTTGTTGGAAGAATGAAAAATGCGCTCCAGATAATTCTGTTTGTTTGCAAAATGAATGTCGATGTAAACCTTCTTTTGAGCCACTGTCTTCTAATTGCGTAAAAt tgCCGTTAGGAAAATCTTGTGTGACAGATTCTGATTGCATCACAACGAGTTATCTAAAATGTTCGCGAGACGACAAATGTGTTTGTAGAGCATTCTACATTGAGGAAGATCAAATCAATTGTAGGCCTCTTTTGAACGGAATTTGCCTGACTAATAATGACTGTTTACCCGAGTATTCTGAATGTATTAATGGCAAATGTAGGTGCCAGGAAAAATTCATACCTGTGTCCAATGATCAATGTATACCAG TTGAACCCCGTAAGCAATGTAATAGTGACAATTCTTGTAACGACCGACACGCAAATTGTAACGAAGTCAATGAATGTGAATGTGCAGTATTATATGAAAAGAGAAACGGAACATGCATGCcattgatagaaaatttttgtttcaatgGCGATGAATGTTTTCCCAATCACTCTGAGTGCGTCTATGGTCTATGCCACtgtaaatatcaatttaaagcTCACTCCAATAATATGTGCTTGCCAATTGTTTGA